One window of Delphinus delphis chromosome 12, mDelDel1.2, whole genome shotgun sequence genomic DNA carries:
- the SOCS5 gene encoding suppressor of cytokine signaling 5: MDKVGKMWNNFKYRCQNLFSHEGGSRSENVDMNSNRCLSVKDKNISIGDSAPQQQSSPLRENVALQLGLSPSKNSSRRNRNCATEIPQIVEISIEKDNDSCVTPGTRLARRDSYSRHAPWGGKKKHSCSTKTQSSLDTDKKFGRTRSGLQRRERRYGVSSVHDMDSVSSRAVGSRSLRQRLQDTVGLCFPMRTYNKQSKPLFSNKRKIHLSELMLEKCPFPAGSDLAQKWHLIKQHTAPVSPHSTFFDTFDPSLVSTEDEEDRLRERRRLSIEEGVDPPPNAQIHTFEATAQVNPLYKLGPKLAPGMTEINGDNSAIPQANCDSEEDTTTLCLQSRRQKQRQVSGDSHAHVSRQGAWKVHTQIDYIHCLVPDLLQITGNPCYWGVMDRYEAEALLEGKPEGTFLLRDSAQEDYLFSVSFRRYNRSLHARIEQWNHNFSFDAHDPCVFHSSTVTGLLEHYKDPSSCMFFEPLLTISLNRTFPFSLQYICRAVICRCTTYDGIDGLPLPSMLQDFLKEYHYKQKVRVRWLEREPVKAK; the protein is encoded by the coding sequence ATGGATAAAGTGGGGAAAATGTGGAATAACTTCAAATACAGGTGTCAGAATCTCTTCAGTCATGAGGGAGGAAGCCGTAGTGAAAATGTGGATATGAACTCCAACAGATGTTTGTCTGTCAAAGACAAAAACATCAGTATAGGAGACTCAGCTCCTCAGCAACAAAGCAGTCCCTTAAGAGAAAATGTTGCCTTACAACTGGGGTTAAGCCCTTCAAAGAATTCTTCAAGGAGAAACCGAAACTGTGCCACTGAAATTCCTCAGATTGTTGAAATAAGCATTGAAAAGGATAATGACTCATGTGTCACCCCAGGAACAAGACTTGCAAGAAGAGATTCCTACTCTCGACATGCTCCTTGGGGTGGGAAGAAGAAACATTCCTGTTCTACAAAGACACAGAGTTCACTAGATACCGATAAAAAGTTTGGTAGAACTCGCAGTGGACTTCAAAGGAGAGAGAGGCGATATGGTGTAAGCTCTGTGCACGACATGGACAGCGTTTCCAGCAGAGCCGTAGGAAGTCGCTCTCTGAGACAGAGGTTGCAGGATACTGTGGGCTTGTGTTTTCCCATGAGAACTTACAACAAGCAGTCAAAGCCCCTCTtttctaataaaagaaaaatacaccttTCTGAGTTAATGCTTGAGAAATGCCCTTTTCCTGCTGGCTCGGATTTGGCCCAAAAATGGCATTTGATTAAACAGCATACAGCCCCTGTGAGCCCacattctacattttttgatACATTTGATCCATCCTTGGTTTCTACAGAAGATGAAGAAGATAGGCTTCGAGAGAGAAGGCGGCTTAGTATTGAAGAAGGGGTTGACCCCCCTCCCAACGCACAAATACATACGTTTGAAGCCACTGCACAGGTTAACCCGTTATATAAACTGGGACCAAAGTTAGCTCCTGGAATGACTGAAATAAATGGGGACAATTCTGCAATTCCACAAGCTAATTGTGACTCTGAAGAGGACACAACCACGCTGTGTTTGCAGTCACGGAGGCAGAAGCAACGTCAGGTATCTGGAGACAGCCATGCCCACGTTAGCAGACAGGGAGCTTGGAAAGTCCATACACAGATTGATTACATACACTGCCTCGTGCCGGATTTGCTTCAGATCACAGGTAATCCCTGTTACTGGGGAGTGATGGACCGTTACGAAGCAGAAGCCCTTCTGGAAGGGAAACCTGAAGGTACATTTTTGCTCAGGGACTCTGCACAGGAGGACTACCTCTTCTCTGTGAGCTTCCGTCGCTACAACAGATCCCTGCATGCCCGAATTGAACAGTGGAATCACAACTTTAGTTTTGATGCTCACGACCCGTGTGTGTTTCACTCCTCCACTGTAACAGGACTTTTGGAACATTACAAAGACCCCAGTTCTTGCATGTTTTTTGAACCATTGCTTACGATATCACTAAATAGGACTTTCCCTTTTAGCCTGCAGTACATCTGCCGTGCAGTCATCTGCAGATGCACTACGTATGATGGAATTGATGGGCTCCCTTTACCGTCAATGttacaggattttttaaaagagtatcaTTATAAACAAAAAGTTAGAGTTCGCTGGCTAGAACGAGAACCAGTCAAGGCAAAGTAA